A part of Rhodamnia argentea isolate NSW1041297 chromosome 8, ASM2092103v1, whole genome shotgun sequence genomic DNA contains:
- the LOC115738292 gene encoding protein disulfide isomerase-like 5-1, whose product MRRNRCSVLVVTWVLLFGIASRTAKAEVITLTADTFSDKIKEKDTAWFVKFCVPWCKHCKNLGSLWEDLGKEMEGEDEIEIGEVDCATNKPVCSKVDIHSYPTFKVFYDGEEVAKYQGPRNIGSLKTFVLEEAEKAAAKAQLDDEKEL is encoded by the exons ATGAGAAGGAATCGGTGCTCCGTGCTTGTAGTGACATGGGTTCTCCTCTTCGGTATAGCGAGTCGTACTGCTAAAGCTGAGGTCATCACTCTAACAGCCGACACTTTCTCCGACAAG aTAAAGGAGAAGGACACTGCTTGGTTTGTGAAGTTTTGTGTGCCGTGGTGTAAGCATTG TAAAAATCTGGGGTCGCTGTGGGAGGACCTTGGCAAggagatggaaggtgaagacgAAATAGAGATTGGAGAAGTTGATTGTGCAACCAATAAGCCAGTCTGTTCCAAAGTTGACATTCATTCTTATCCTACTTTTAAGGTATTTTACGATGGAGAAGAAGTTGCAAAATATCAAG GTCCAAGAAATATCGGGTCACTTAAAACATTTGTTCTAGAAGAAGCAGAGAAGGCAGCAGCCAAGGCTCAGCTTGATGATGAAAAGGAGTTGTGA